A window of the bacterium genome harbors these coding sequences:
- the msrB gene encoding peptide-methionine (R)-S-oxide reductase MsrB, with protein sequence MKLKILLLAILLVGIYGAFAISEPPSRATRGDQIKVYSVDQKRFIMTDKVKKSEEEWKNQLSPEEYHITREKGTERAFTGKYWNNHEKGVYRCVACGNDLFASNTKFDSGTGWPSFYKPLAKENVETETDKSYFMKRTEVHCSRCGSHLGHIFDDGPEPTGLRYCINSASLKFDKKE encoded by the coding sequence GTGAAGCTGAAGATTCTTCTTTTAGCCATATTACTTGTTGGAATTTATGGTGCTTTTGCCATCTCTGAACCTCCCTCCCGTGCAACCAGGGGAGATCAGATTAAGGTATATTCTGTTGATCAAAAGAGGTTTATTATGACTGATAAAGTAAAAAAATCAGAAGAGGAATGGAAAAATCAACTGTCCCCAGAGGAGTATCACATCACACGCGAAAAGGGGACTGAGAGAGCGTTCACTGGAAAGTACTGGAACAATCATGAGAAAGGAGTGTACAGATGCGTCGCATGCGGAAATGATCTGTTCGCTTCCAATACAAAATTTGATTCAGGGACCGGTTGGCCGAGTTTCTATAAGCCGCTTGCCAAAGAGAATGTGGAAACAGAAACCGATAAAAGTTACTTCATGAAACGCACAGAGGTTCACTGCAGCCGTTGTGGCTCCCATCTGGGACACATATTCGATGATGGTCCCGAACCGACTGGTTTGCGCTACTGCATCAATTCTGCTTCTCTAAAGTTCGATAAGAAAGAATAG